A stretch of the Bacillus anthracis str. Vollum genome encodes the following:
- the sspN gene encoding acid-soluble spore protein SspN: MGNPKKNSKDFAPNHIGTQSKKAGGNKGKQMQDQTGKQPIVDNG; encoded by the coding sequence ATGGGTAATCCGAAAAAGAATTCAAAAGACTTTGCACCGAATCATATTGGAACACAATCAAAAAAAGCTGGTGGCAATAAAGGGAAGCAAATGCAAGACCAAACGGGTAAACAACCGATTGTTGATAACGGTTAA
- a CDS encoding FbpB family small basic protein: protein MRRSRRKSFDELVKENKQQLLSDRDAIDRIEERIEKRYEMKLFKQAE, encoded by the coding sequence ATGAGAAGAAGTCGTCGCAAATCATTTGACGAACTTGTGAAAGAAAATAAACAACAATTATTAAGCGATCGTGATGCAATCGATCGTATTGAAGAGCGTATTGAAAAACGTTATGAAATGAAACTTTTTAAGCAAGCTGAATAA
- a CDS encoding 3'-5' exonuclease → MGNISLPLDYVVIDFETTGFNPYNDKIIQVAAVKYRNHELVDQFVSYVNPKRPIPDRIMSLTGITNYRVSDAPTIEEVLPLFLAFLHTNVIVAHNASFDMRFLKSNVNMLGLPEPKNKVIDTVFLAKKYMKHAPNHKLETLKRMLGIRLSSHNAFDDCITCAAVYQKCASIEEEAKRKSNTEVLDETAVYEAVKEILVRNKRDIEWIRCMNVGSYLDIKAFYPVMRLKVKGRKKYVLTDILEDDVKEICTSLACEPALKSEVGNTRIMLNCLEDVLKLESYILEQYDFVLQALHDYKQSEMNADEKLKEYLNIMV, encoded by the coding sequence GTGGGGAATATATCCTTACCGTTAGATTATGTTGTAATTGACTTTGAAACAACAGGATTTAACCCTTATAATGATAAAATCATTCAAGTGGCGGCAGTGAAATATCGTAATCATGAACTAGTAGATCAATTTGTTTCCTATGTGAATCCGAAGCGTCCAATCCCGGACCGAATAATGAGTTTAACAGGTATTACAAATTATCGTGTTTCGGATGCACCGACGATTGAAGAAGTGTTACCTTTATTTTTAGCATTTTTACATACAAATGTAATTGTCGCTCATAATGCATCTTTTGATATGCGCTTTTTGAAAAGTAATGTGAATATGCTTGGTTTACCGGAACCGAAAAATAAAGTGATTGATACTGTATTTTTAGCGAAGAAATATATGAAGCACGCTCCTAATCATAAACTTGAAACGTTAAAGCGAATGCTTGGAATTCGTTTGAGTTCTCATAATGCATTTGATGATTGTATTACGTGTGCAGCAGTTTATCAAAAATGTGCCTCTATTGAAGAAGAGGCGAAAAGGAAATCGAATACAGAAGTACTTGATGAGACAGCAGTATATGAAGCGGTAAAAGAGATACTTGTACGAAATAAACGTGATATTGAATGGATTCGTTGCATGAATGTAGGAAGCTATTTAGATATAAAAGCTTTTTATCCAGTTATGAGATTAAAGGTAAAAGGGCGAAAGAAATACGTATTAACAGACATATTAGAAGATGATGTGAAAGAAATATGTACGAGTTTAGCCTGTGAACCGGCGTTAAAAAGTGAAGTTGGTAACACGAGAATTATGCTTAATTGCTTAGAGGACGTCCTGAAATTAGAAAGTTATATTTTAGAACAGTATGATTTCGTACTGCAAGCGCTGCATGATTATAAACAAAGTGAAATGAATGCAGATGAAAAGTTAAAAGAGTATTTAAATATTATGGTATGA
- a CDS encoding TlpA family protein disulfide reductase — translation MWRKLTIIVVLLCLAGYAAYEQFGKSDQAAQGEQEKSEAAMKEMIASNGIEIGKSAPDFELTKLDGTNIKLSDLKGKKVILNFWATWCGPCQQEMPDMEAFYKKHKDNVEILAINYTPSEKGGGVEKVSNFAKEKGITFPILLDKNIDVTTAYKVITIPTSYFIDTKGVIQDKFIGPMTQKEMEKRIAKLK, via the coding sequence ATGTGGCGGAAGCTTACGATTATTGTAGTGTTACTTTGTTTAGCGGGATATGCAGCTTATGAACAGTTTGGTAAAAGCGATCAGGCGGCCCAAGGAGAGCAAGAAAAAAGTGAAGCTGCTATGAAAGAAATGATTGCAAGTAACGGTATTGAAATAGGAAAGAGTGCGCCAGACTTTGAATTAACGAAGTTAGATGGAACGAATATAAAGTTATCGGATTTGAAAGGAAAAAAGGTGATTTTAAACTTTTGGGCAACGTGGTGTGGACCTTGCCAGCAAGAAATGCCGGATATGGAAGCTTTCTATAAAAAACATAAAGATAACGTAGAAATTTTAGCAATAAATTATACGCCTTCCGAAAAAGGTGGAGGAGTAGAAAAGGTAAGTAATTTTGCGAAGGAAAAAGGAATTACATTTCCTATCTTATTGGACAAGAACATTGATGTAACAACAGCCTATAAAGTCATTACGATCCCAACTTCGTATTTTATAGATACGAAAGGTGTTATTCAAGATAAGTTCATTGGACCGATGACGCAAAAAGAGATGGAGAAACGAATTGCTAAATTAAAATAA
- a CDS encoding ABC transporter ATP-binding protein: MKEYKRILLPLQKEKILVIAAVCSGIFAAILNLSRPLFMGLIVDNLIQRELKEAYFYITLFTVTRLLMWVNNLSFDYVSSKASQRILREKRIDVLRHFFLLPFEESEKIKQGELETLVVSDIPNWVRLYDSILIEYIHAIAQFIGAIIALQHIDIQFILWVTPFLFLSAMVPMLLGKKVRNIASIAQKNQSTVVEMMSQFVKGAQDLRSLQKEKWAIRLFKGVTAQSYKSEVKKTMMQHCIGVVGTVIETGAYIVVLIIGAQKIMQGEMEVGSLVAVLATIEMLFFPVRYVGDLLMMSQVAVASASRVFSFLDKRVANSNVERAMGMTITNVSFQENDEEKCRIYNIDLQIQPGELIIIVGESGVGKTTLLKLMTGLYKPSNGSITYYGNEAQLTTVWQEPRFFRVTVKENMYFGEERLENELEKNAELVNVTPIIRGLPEGLQTVLHKSGEEFSGGERKRLALLRAIVSNPHLIILDEPTAGLDPNNQEFVWNMIEELGSEVTRIVATHDVEKVILADRVVIMKEGSIVACGSPEKLINSHSFFKRCE, from the coding sequence ATGAAAGAATATAAAAGAATTTTGTTACCGTTACAGAAAGAAAAAATATTAGTAATAGCAGCTGTATGCAGTGGGATTTTTGCAGCTATTTTAAATCTATCCCGTCCACTATTCATGGGACTAATTGTAGATAACCTAATTCAACGAGAGCTGAAGGAAGCGTATTTTTACATTACTTTGTTTACAGTTACCCGCTTATTGATGTGGGTGAACAATCTTTCATTTGATTATGTAAGCTCAAAAGCGAGCCAGCGAATATTACGAGAGAAGCGTATAGATGTATTGCGCCATTTTTTCCTATTACCGTTTGAAGAGAGTGAGAAAATCAAACAAGGAGAGCTAGAAACGTTAGTCGTATCTGATATTCCGAACTGGGTCAGGTTATATGATTCTATATTAATAGAATATATACACGCCATTGCGCAATTTATCGGTGCGATCATAGCACTACAACATATAGATATACAGTTTATATTGTGGGTAACTCCATTTTTATTTTTAAGTGCAATGGTTCCAATGCTTTTAGGGAAAAAGGTAAGAAATATTGCCAGTATTGCTCAAAAAAATCAATCAACTGTTGTAGAGATGATGTCACAGTTTGTAAAAGGAGCACAAGATTTACGTAGTTTACAAAAAGAAAAGTGGGCCATTCGCTTATTTAAGGGAGTAACGGCACAATCTTATAAATCGGAAGTAAAGAAGACGATGATGCAGCACTGCATTGGGGTAGTTGGAACAGTGATTGAAACAGGAGCATATATCGTTGTTCTTATTATCGGTGCGCAAAAAATAATGCAGGGCGAAATGGAAGTTGGTTCACTTGTTGCAGTTTTAGCGACAATAGAGATGCTCTTTTTCCCTGTCCGTTATGTGGGAGATTTATTAATGATGTCACAAGTTGCAGTTGCTTCGGCAAGTAGAGTGTTTTCCTTTTTAGATAAACGAGTAGCAAATAGTAATGTAGAAAGAGCGATGGGGATGACAATAACAAATGTCTCATTTCAGGAAAATGATGAAGAGAAATGCAGAATTTATAATATTGATTTGCAAATTCAACCTGGTGAACTCATTATAATCGTGGGGGAAAGTGGTGTAGGAAAAACAACGCTTTTAAAATTAATGACAGGTTTGTATAAACCATCTAACGGTAGCATTACTTATTATGGAAATGAGGCTCAATTGACTACAGTGTGGCAAGAACCTCGTTTCTTTCGGGTGACAGTAAAAGAGAATATGTATTTTGGGGAAGAGAGGCTAGAAAACGAGTTAGAAAAAAATGCTGAACTTGTCAATGTAACGCCGATTATTAGGGGGTTACCTGAAGGTCTTCAAACTGTACTACATAAAAGCGGTGAAGAGTTTTCAGGGGGAGAAAGAAAACGCCTTGCGTTATTGCGAGCAATTGTTTCAAATCCTCATCTTATTATTTTAGATGAACCGACCGCGGGATTAGATCCGAACAATCAAGAATTTGTTTGGAATATGATAGAAGAACTAGGAAGTGAGGTCACGAGAATTGTGGCAACACATGATGTAGAGAAAGTAATACTAGCAGATCGCGTTGTTATCATGAAAGAAGGAAGTATTGTAGCATGTGGAAGTCCTGAAAAATTAATAAATAGTCATTCATTTTTTAAGAGATGTGAATAA
- the acnA gene encoding aconitate hydratase AcnA, producing the protein MVKHNPFQSRATFEVDGKTYHYYDLKALENAGVGNVSQLPYSVKVLLESVLRQVDGRVITEEHVTNLAKWGTKDVQDIDVPFKPSRVILQDFTGVPAVVDLASLRKAMADMGGDPDKINPEITVDLVIDHSVQVDRAGTADALAFNMDLEFKRNEERYKFLSWAQKSFDNYRAVPPATGIVHQVNLEYLAPVVHAVKNAEGDLVAYPDSLVGTDSHTTMINGIGVLGWGVGGIEAEAGMLGQPSYFPVPEVIGVKLTGTLPSGTTATDVALKVTQVLRQKGVVGKFVEFFGNGLKSMPLADRATISNMAPEYGATCGFFPIDEISLEYLRLTGRDEEQIRVVEEYCKANGLFYTADSKDPIYTDLVEIDLNTIESNLSGPKRPQDLIPLSDMKDAFHKAVVAPVGTQGLGFNEQEFDKEVKVTLEDKEVTMKTGAIAIAAITSCTNTSNPYVLIGAGLVAKKAIEKGLKVPEYVKTSLAPGSKVVTEYLDKSGLTTYLDQLGFQTVGYGCTTCIGNSGPLAPELEEAIAANDLLVTSVLSGNRNFEGRIHPLVKANYLASPPLVVAYALAGTVDIDLKNDEIGKDANGNAVYFNDIWPSAKEIEDVVQSVVTSELFKKEYAQVFNSNERWNEIQTSNEALYTWDNDSTYIQNPPFFEGLSKEPGEVETLSGLRVVGKFGDSVTTDHISPAGSIGKHTPAGRYLLENGVQPVDFNSYGSRRGNHEVMMRGTFANIRIKNQIAPGTEGGYTTYWPTGEVTSIYDAAMKYKEDGTGLLVVAGKDYGMGSSRDWAAKGTNLLGIKAVIAESFERIHRSNLVLMGVLPLQFKDGESAETLGLVGNESFEIQIDKTVRPRDLVKVVATDLDGNEKQFEVVARFDSEVEIDYYRHGGILQMVLREKIEESKVSN; encoded by the coding sequence ATGGTCAAACATAATCCATTTCAATCACGTGCAACTTTTGAAGTAGATGGAAAAACGTATCATTATTATGATTTGAAAGCGCTTGAAAATGCAGGGGTTGGCAACGTATCTCAATTACCATATTCCGTGAAAGTTTTACTTGAATCAGTACTTCGTCAAGTAGACGGACGTGTAATCACAGAAGAGCATGTTACAAATTTAGCGAAATGGGGAACGAAAGATGTGCAAGATATCGATGTTCCATTTAAACCATCTCGTGTAATTTTACAAGATTTCACTGGTGTTCCAGCTGTTGTTGATTTGGCTTCGCTTCGTAAAGCAATGGCAGACATGGGTGGGGATCCTGATAAAATTAATCCGGAAATTACTGTAGACCTTGTAATTGATCACTCTGTACAGGTTGATAGAGCGGGTACGGCAGACGCGCTTGCCTTCAACATGGACTTAGAGTTTAAACGTAATGAAGAACGTTATAAATTTTTAAGCTGGGCACAAAAATCATTTGATAACTACCGTGCAGTTCCACCAGCTACAGGTATTGTACACCAAGTAAACCTTGAATATTTAGCACCAGTTGTTCACGCTGTGAAAAATGCTGAAGGTGACTTAGTTGCATACCCAGATTCATTAGTTGGAACAGACTCACATACAACAATGATTAACGGTATCGGCGTTCTTGGATGGGGCGTTGGTGGTATTGAAGCAGAAGCAGGAATGCTTGGACAGCCTTCATACTTCCCAGTACCTGAAGTAATCGGTGTGAAATTAACGGGTACACTTCCAAGCGGTACTACAGCAACTGACGTTGCATTAAAAGTAACACAAGTATTACGTCAAAAAGGTGTAGTTGGTAAATTCGTTGAGTTCTTCGGTAATGGCTTAAAGAGCATGCCTTTAGCTGACCGTGCGACAATTTCAAATATGGCGCCAGAATACGGCGCAACTTGTGGATTCTTCCCAATCGACGAAATTTCATTAGAATACTTGCGTTTAACAGGTAGAGATGAAGAACAAATTCGCGTTGTTGAAGAATACTGTAAAGCGAACGGCCTATTCTATACAGCAGACAGCAAAGATCCAATTTACACTGATCTTGTTGAAATTGATTTAAATACAATCGAATCTAACCTTTCTGGACCGAAACGCCCACAAGATTTAATTCCACTTTCAGATATGAAAGATGCGTTCCACAAAGCTGTTGTAGCACCAGTTGGAACACAAGGACTTGGATTTAATGAGCAAGAGTTCGATAAAGAAGTGAAGGTTACATTAGAAGATAAAGAAGTAACGATGAAAACAGGTGCAATTGCAATCGCTGCAATTACAAGCTGTACAAATACATCAAACCCATACGTATTAATTGGGGCAGGTTTAGTTGCGAAGAAAGCAATTGAAAAAGGACTTAAAGTACCTGAGTACGTAAAAACATCATTAGCACCAGGATCTAAAGTTGTTACTGAATACTTAGATAAATCAGGTTTAACAACATATTTAGACCAATTAGGTTTCCAAACAGTTGGTTACGGCTGTACGACTTGTATCGGTAACTCTGGTCCATTAGCACCGGAATTAGAAGAAGCAATCGCAGCAAACGATTTATTAGTAACATCTGTTTTATCTGGTAACCGTAACTTTGAAGGTCGTATTCACCCGCTTGTAAAAGCGAACTACTTAGCATCACCACCACTTGTTGTGGCTTATGCACTTGCAGGTACTGTTGATATTGACCTGAAAAATGATGAAATCGGTAAAGATGCAAATGGCAATGCTGTTTACTTCAATGACATTTGGCCATCAGCTAAAGAAATTGAAGATGTAGTCCAAAGTGTTGTTACATCTGAACTGTTCAAGAAAGAATATGCACAAGTATTTAACAGCAATGAGCGTTGGAATGAAATCCAAACTTCAAACGAAGCTTTATATACTTGGGATAATGATTCAACATACATTCAAAACCCACCATTCTTTGAAGGTTTATCTAAAGAGCCAGGTGAAGTTGAAACGTTATCGGGCTTACGCGTAGTTGGTAAATTTGGTGACTCTGTAACGACAGACCACATTTCACCAGCAGGTTCAATCGGTAAGCACACACCAGCTGGACGCTACTTATTAGAAAACGGCGTACAACCAGTTGACTTTAACTCTTACGGTTCTCGTCGTGGTAACCATGAAGTTATGATGCGTGGTACATTCGCGAACATCCGTATTAAAAACCAAATCGCACCAGGAACAGAAGGCGGATATACAACATACTGGCCAACTGGTGAAGTAACATCTATCTATGATGCTGCTATGAAATATAAAGAAGATGGCACAGGCCTTTTAGTTGTTGCTGGTAAAGATTACGGTATGGGAAGTTCTCGTGACTGGGCTGCAAAAGGTACAAACTTATTAGGTATTAAAGCAGTAATCGCAGAAAGCTTCGAGCGTATTCACCGCAGTAACTTAGTGTTAATGGGCGTATTACCACTTCAATTTAAAGATGGCGAAAGCGCTGAAACATTAGGTCTTGTTGGTAACGAGTCATTTGAAATTCAAATTGACAAAACAGTTAGACCGCGCGATCTTGTAAAAGTAGTTGCAACTGATCTAGATGGCAACGAAAAACAATTTGAAGTAGTAGCTCGTTTCGATAGTGAAGTTGAAATTGACTACTACCGTCACGGTGGTATTCTGCAAATGGTTCTTCGTGAGAAAATTGAAGAGTCTAAAGTGTCGAACTAA
- the sspO gene encoding acid-soluble spore protein SspO, which produces MGKRKANHTISGMNAASAQGQGAGYNEEFANENLTPAERQNNKKRKKNQ; this is translated from the coding sequence ATGGGTAAAAGAAAAGCAAATCATACTATTTCAGGAATGAATGCGGCATCTGCACAAGGACAAGGTGCTGGTTATAACGAAGAGTTTGCAAATGAAAACTTAACTCCTGCAGAACGACAAAATAATAAGAAACGCAAAAAGAACCAGTAA
- the pdaB gene encoding polysaccharide deacetylase family sporulation protein PdaB, whose amino-acid sequence MLRQKIFLFVFSLLCAVHIFQVEKVEAKMLLRKELEPTGYVTWEVPNNEKIIAITFDDGPDPTYTPQILNLLRQYKAEATFFMIGFRVQRNPYLVKQVLKEGHEIGNHTMNHLYASNSSDEKLENDILDGKKFFKKWVKEPLLFRPPGGYINDAVFKTAKEAGYQTVLWSWHQDPRDWANPGVESIVNHVLKNAKSGDIVLLHDGGNNRSQTVAALAKILPELKKQGYRFVTVSELLRYKH is encoded by the coding sequence ATGTTAAGACAGAAAATTTTTCTATTCGTTTTTTCTTTATTATGCGCAGTACATATATTTCAAGTTGAAAAAGTGGAAGCGAAAATGTTGCTCAGAAAAGAGCTAGAACCAACTGGCTATGTAACATGGGAAGTACCTAATAATGAAAAGATTATTGCCATTACATTTGATGATGGACCAGATCCAACTTATACACCACAAATTTTAAATTTATTACGTCAATATAAAGCAGAAGCGACATTTTTTATGATCGGATTTCGAGTTCAGCGTAATCCATATTTAGTGAAACAAGTGTTAAAAGAAGGACATGAAATTGGAAATCATACGATGAACCATTTGTATGCGAGTAATTCTTCAGATGAAAAATTAGAAAACGATATTTTAGATGGAAAGAAATTTTTCAAAAAATGGGTGAAAGAACCTTTACTATTCCGTCCACCTGGCGGATATATTAACGATGCTGTATTTAAAACAGCGAAAGAAGCTGGTTATCAAACTGTTCTATGGTCGTGGCATCAAGATCCACGTGATTGGGCAAATCCAGGGGTTGAATCCATTGTAAATCATGTATTGAAAAATGCTAAAAGTGGCGATATTGTATTGTTACATGATGGAGGAAATAATCGTAGTCAAACAGTAGCAGCGCTAGCAAAAATTTTACCTGAACTGAAAAAGCAGGGCTATCGATTTGTAACGGTTTCGGAATTATTACGTTATAAACATTAG
- a CDS encoding small acid-soluble spore protein P yields the protein MGKNNREAKEKKGQPEPLSGSHKVKNRNHSRQKNHAHHDM from the coding sequence ATGGGAAAAAACAATCGTGAAGCGAAAGAAAAAAAAGGACAACCTGAACCATTAAGCGGATCTCATAAAGTAAAAAACCGTAACCATTCACGCCAAAAGAATCATGCGCATCATGATATGTAA
- a CDS encoding Hsp20/alpha crystallin family protein, whose product MGKKKKDCLFHVDGFEEWMDQFCSDSCSNFSFPNQIHIDLCETEQEYILETDVPNVTEQNVVIKKMETGLNICILHKNISLQRNIPLPTTIIYKKMLACLENGFLAIHISKNEVANKHEEKVLFQIEN is encoded by the coding sequence ATGGGCAAGAAAAAGAAGGATTGTCTTTTTCATGTTGATGGTTTTGAAGAATGGATGGATCAATTTTGTTCTGATTCTTGTAGTAACTTTAGTTTCCCAAATCAAATTCATATTGATCTTTGTGAAACTGAACAAGAATACATTTTGGAAACAGATGTACCAAATGTAACTGAACAAAATGTAGTTATTAAAAAGATGGAGACAGGCCTAAACATTTGCATACTTCATAAAAATATTTCTTTGCAGCGGAACATTCCTTTACCCACTACTATTATTTATAAGAAGATGCTAGCCTGCTTAGAGAATGGATTTTTAGCCATTCATATTTCCAAAAACGAAGTAGCTAATAAACATGAAGAGAAAGTTCTTTTTCAAATTGAGAATTAA